From the genome of Lonchura striata isolate bLonStr1 chromosome 10, bLonStr1.mat, whole genome shotgun sequence:
TTGTACATGCACTGGATTCGGACTGTTCCTTGAAACTCAGAACCTTTGTGTTGCTGCAGTTGGATAAGAGTTGATGGTCACTGTGGCTCCATACATGCTGCGCAGAAATTGCATACAGCCTTGATTCTGTGTCTGCTTGTCCTGCCTGACCAGAAGCTTTTATCCTTGAAGCAATGTTGGCTTGTGTGAATATGATCAATGCTTAGGCCTGGCTCAGGATGGTACAAGGCAGGGACTGTTCTAAACAAGCAAGGAAGTGCTAATTTGGAAGGAAAGGCCACTGCCATGAGGTGGCAATACCATTATTGCAGGGGGGCACCAGGGATGAGGAATGATAAAGTAGCAGAAACCTGGAAAAACATGCAAAGGGATGCTTGCCTGCCTTCTGGGATCTCAACTCAGTAAAATTAGAAGCACAGCAGATGTTAAAAATCTTACGAGAGTTTTTAGATTGAGATTCttctaattaaaataaacagtaaAACAGCAAGGTAAAAACTCAGGGAACATATTTTTGTGGAGAAGGGGAGGAGAGAGAACAAGAgtgtctcctcctcaaaacagAGCACACGTTACAAAACCACTATAATGAGGGGTTGTATTTAGTCAAGAAATTACAGCTAGTGATTGAAGTGAGATTTAGTCATGTTTCAGGCAGAAAAACTCCTCTTATGTTTTAAACATAGTAGCTACCAAAATTGCCATAATggtagaattttaaaaagaatttacaAACCAAGATGCCATCAAGGAGATTGCATGTGAGTTCCACAAAATGTAACTACATTGATACTAATCTCATAGCAGCATAAAATGTGCCAAATTCCTAAAGAATGATATTCCAATCAAAAGGGCATAAAAGTAGACCCTGTACTGGAATGGGAAAGTGTCAGGTAATCACTTTGTTGCATCTCTGAGAATTACCTCACACCAAAGcctttattttaaatgcaggcACCATTATAATGAAGCACTTAGAGCATTCCAGTCCCAGAAGGAGTTCACAAGAAACAAACATCCCACAGAAAGCTCTACGGGGGACTCCCTTTCTTGCCAGCAACCAGGTTGGTTCACGACTGCAAACATGATGCTGTGTTTAGCATTAAAAACTTTACAGCTTTACCAGATTAGTAGTGAGAAAATAGAACATAGTAGCTGGTGAGTTTTGATGGTTGGAGCTGCATGGCAAAACCAAGCCATGCCAAATGCCAACGTAACTGCTGGGGCAGTTGTTCTGTAATAGCTCCCACACAGGTAAGAGTCCCTGGAGCTGTATTAATTCTTGATTTTATAAGCAGCTCTTAATCTCTGTCAGAGATGTATGTTGTGGCCCTGCTTGTTTTGCAAAGCACAGaatacattaataaaaaatatgaaaaaacatgaaaaatacagGGATTGCTTAGAATTCTACTTCTAGTGTTAGCCAATGGACAAAGTGTATGGATAGCACAGTAGTGATGCTACCGTGTTGATGTTTTCTGTCCAGAAAAACTCCTGTTGGCAGTAGAGGCATAGCAAGCTCTGGAAACAATGTCAGTTTTCAGTTCCCTATCTAATCATCTTCCCTAGCCCTATGGCTtgccaggatgctgctgcatTTCTGATACATTGCCTTTTTCCTCTAGTGTTGTAGTATGTTGTGGACATGAATAATACATTTCAGCTGTTCCCGGTTCTTGAGGAGTTGTATCTTTACAGTTGGTGGTGGAAAGAAGTCACATTTTTGACACATCATCACTGGAATGTTTCTTACACTCTGAATCTCTCCTTTAAAGTGTTTGTAGAAGACTTGCAGATGTGCTAACCATCAAATAAGTGTAAAGTGAAGGCAAATCTCCATCTTTCCCCTTCATCTCACATGAATAGAAGGCTGTGAAACTACCTGGTCAATGTTTGCACAACAATCAGGTGGAATAATGATGAACGCTGTGGAAGAACTTTGAGGAAAGAGTTCTGTGCTGGGGCTTAGGCAGGGAACAGCAAAAATACAGACAATAAAGAACAGCAGGGCAGGATGGTGTGGTGTAGCCAGGTTCAACCAAGTCTAATCTTTCTGCTAAAGTATTTCTCTTTATTTGCTTTGTCCCCTTTTTGGATTGCTTGAGTGGCGTAAAAATTCTTCTTTAACTGTGTACAGATAATATTCAATATGCTTTGAATCATGATGAAGTAGGTGATAAAGTAGTTGTGACCAGACACATAAAAACCTAAACTGAATTTTTGTTGCAACCTTCTGAAAAAAAGCCTGGAGTAAAGgtaaatgattttaaaaatattaaaaaaaaaaaatctaaagtgATGAgttaaaactgattttaagtATAAACTTCCTATAAGACTGAGAAAGGATAAGACATCTGttatttccttttgtctttCCAGTTCTACCAGAATTAAagctgctctgtggggctgaTTTTCTACATACATTTAAGACACCCAATCTCTGGAAGGAAGAAGacatcaaagaaatagtgggaAAGTTTGGTGTGGTCTGCATTAGTCGGGTTGGCTCTGATCCATCTCAGTTCATCCAGGAATCAGACCTTTTATCTAAATTTCAGCACAATATTTTTCTAGTGAGAGAGTGGATCCAGAATGAAGTCAGTGCAACGCAGATCCGCTCTGCCCTGTGCAGAGGGCTGAGTGTGAAATACCTCATCCCAGACTCGGTCATTGCCTACATTGCACAGCACAAGATCTACACAGCGGAGAGCGAGCGCAGGAATGAGGGGCACCTGCTGCCGCCTCTCAGGCTGAAAAACACAACCACAAACCCTCTGAGGGACTGATTTCTGCACTGTGTGCCATGTCAGACCGGCATCTTTGTCATG
Proteins encoded in this window:
- the NMNAT3 gene encoding nicotinamide/nicotinic acid mononucleotide adenylyltransferase 3; the encoded protein is MRNRIPVILLACGSFNPTTNMHMRLFELARDHLHQTGRYQVIEGIMSPVSDSYGKKGLVSARHRVAMAKLALETSDWIRVDPWESKQNTWTETVKVLRHHYNEALRAFQSQKEFTRNKHPTESSTGDSLSCQQPVLPELKLLCGADFLHTFKTPNLWKEEDIKEIVGKFGVVCISRVGSDPSQFIQESDLLSKFQHNIFLVREWIQNEVSATQIRSALCRGLSVKYLIPDSVIAYIAQHKIYTAESERRNEGHLLPPLRLKNTTTNPLRD